One Burkholderia pyrrocinia DNA segment encodes these proteins:
- a CDS encoding isoprenylcysteine carboxylmethyltransferase family protein, with protein MNSTLDGIAAVQDRPPRSATPFRAGLLGIAAGLVALWFTRDQPALDAATRAIIASLAIIGTIALHEILISRVYLRPSAGLSRQAVRPLGLARVATRLGALASIYAGIGIVYWLLPEYHGAFYLPFWSLLRALAPYVIVAAPFYFMWMDRHQRETDDAYLLWGRYVFRREQPASWKPVREMLAGWGVKAFFLPLMTVYLSKDADHLSASLAHAMHAPITIATFVFMYDLSFTMDLMFGTVGYLCTFRILDSHVRTVEPTTLGWVAALMCYQPFWSLISNNYIRYEGSMFWDNWLMSAPTLRVVWGAVIILLLLTYALSTISFGLRFSNLTNRGIITSGPYRFTKHPAYITKNLSYWMVSVPFVEPLGWQIGLMHCAGLVAVNLIYYTRAKTEERHLMRDPDYRAYAEWIAQHGLFARIKQAFGVRQPA; from the coding sequence ATGAATTCCACGCTCGACGGCATCGCCGCGGTCCAGGACCGCCCGCCCCGTTCAGCCACGCCATTCCGCGCCGGCCTGCTCGGCATCGCGGCCGGGCTGGTCGCGCTGTGGTTCACGCGCGACCAGCCGGCCCTCGACGCCGCGACGCGCGCGATCATCGCGAGCCTCGCGATCATCGGCACGATCGCGCTGCACGAAATCCTCATCTCGCGCGTCTACCTGCGCCCGAGCGCGGGACTGTCGCGCCAGGCCGTGCGGCCGCTCGGCCTCGCGCGCGTCGCGACGCGGCTCGGCGCACTCGCGTCGATCTATGCGGGTATCGGCATCGTCTACTGGCTGCTGCCCGAATACCACGGCGCGTTCTACCTGCCATTCTGGTCGCTGCTGCGCGCGCTCGCCCCGTACGTGATCGTCGCCGCGCCGTTCTATTTCATGTGGATGGACCGCCACCAGCGCGAGACCGACGACGCGTACCTGCTGTGGGGCCGCTACGTGTTCCGCCGCGAGCAGCCCGCGAGCTGGAAGCCGGTGCGCGAGATGCTCGCCGGCTGGGGCGTGAAGGCATTCTTCCTGCCGCTGATGACCGTCTACCTGTCGAAGGACGCCGATCACCTGAGCGCGTCGCTCGCGCACGCGATGCACGCACCGATAACGATCGCGACCTTCGTGTTCATGTACGACCTGTCGTTCACGATGGACCTGATGTTCGGCACCGTCGGCTACCTGTGCACGTTCCGCATCCTCGACAGCCACGTGCGCACCGTCGAGCCGACGACGCTCGGCTGGGTGGCCGCGCTGATGTGCTACCAGCCGTTCTGGTCGCTGATCTCGAACAACTACATCCGCTACGAAGGCTCGATGTTCTGGGACAACTGGCTGATGTCGGCCCCGACGCTGCGCGTCGTCTGGGGCGCGGTGATCATCCTGCTGCTGCTGACCTACGCGCTGTCGACGATCTCGTTCGGGCTGCGCTTCTCGAACCTCACCAACCGCGGGATCATCACGTCGGGTCCGTACCGCTTCACGAAGCATCCGGCGTACATCACGAAGAACCTGTCGTACTGGATGGTGTCGGTGCCGTTCGTCGAGCCGCTCGGCTGGCAGATCGGGCTCATGCACTGCGCCGGGCTCGTCGCGGTCAACCTGATCTACTACACGCGAGCGAAGACGGAAGAGCGACATCTGATGCGCGATCCCGACTATCGCGCGTATGCGGAATGGATCGCGCAGCACGGGTTGTTTGCGCGGATCAAGCAGGCTTTCGGGGTACGCCAGCCGGCCTGA
- a CDS encoding collagen-like triple helix repeat-containing protein, whose protein sequence is MHNFFKKTTVTLAVSSLLALYGCGSVDGPTTPSSIKPSTSGGGGTSGTSGTSGGGSSGTSGGGSSGSSGTSGTSGTSGTSGTSGTSGTSGTSGTSGTSGTSGTSGTSGTSGTSGTSGTSGTSGTSGTSGTSGTSGTSGTSGTSGTSGTSGTSGTSGTSGTSGTSGTSGTSGTSGTSGTSGTSGTSGTSGTSGTSGTSGTSGTSGTSGTSGTSGTSGTSGTSGTSGTSGTSGTSVTPLGNVLQQSGNLVTALGTTVANGGAQIGGVQIPGTNPTTATSVGNAVTSLGNGVQSLGNGVAAGLGSIGVSPNPLGPTLTSTTGLLTGAGGAVNNLGNAVTSLGTGPLSPLAPATTLVGSLVNTVGTAVNSTASALNTALNSAPVQQLGTQLGSVINPITNTLTGGVTTPGATQTLGGATMLGAPLSGLLSTLGSGLGLAGSQVGSATGNPVGTSAGNGVSQLGNTVTSAGGLLSSGSSSSGTNPLAPITGLLGTLTGGLGGGSSSSGTSGTSGTSGGPLAPITGLLGTVTGALGGLGTSGTGGTSGTSGTGGSGVGGLLAPVTNLVNSLTPLGASLTGTVTTPGGNVTGNLGGLLTSGPVGTLTGALTTPAGGAGAGATASPSAATGTATTPAGSGTVAAGLTGSSNGATTGGAGNLLSPVTNLLGGLLGGGTKK, encoded by the coding sequence ATGCACAATTTCTTCAAGAAGACGACGGTAACGCTCGCCGTCTCGTCGCTGCTCGCGCTGTATGGTTGCGGCTCGGTCGACGGACCGACGACCCCGTCGTCGATCAAGCCGAGCACGTCGGGGGGCGGCGGCACGTCGGGGACGTCCGGTACGTCGGGCGGCGGTTCGTCGGGGACGTCGGGTGGCGGTAGTTCGGGGAGTTCCGGTACTTCCGGCACTTCCGGTACTTCCGGTACTTCCGGTACTTCCGGTACTTCCGGTACTTCCGGCACTTCCGGCACCTCGGGCACTTCCGGTACGTCGGGCACTTCCGGTACGTCGGGCACCTCCGGTACGTCGGGCACTTCCGGCACCTCGGGTACCTCCGGTACGTCGGGCACTTCCGGCACCTCGGGTACTTCCGGTACGTCGGGCACCTCCGGCACCTCGGGCACCTCCGGTACGTCGGGCACCTCGGGCACCTCCGGTACGTCGGGCACTTCCGGTACGTCGGGCACTTCCGGTACGTCGGGCACTTCCGGCACCTCGGGCACCTCCGGTACGTCGGGCACTTCCGGTACGTCGGGCACTTCCGGCACCTCGGGCACCTCCGGTACGTCGGGCACTTCCGGTACGTCGGGCACCTCCGGTACGTCGGGCACTTCCGGTACGTCGGGCACCTCCGGTACGTCGGGCACTTCCGGCACTTCCGGCACCAGCGTCACCCCGCTCGGCAATGTCCTCCAGCAATCCGGCAACCTCGTGACGGCACTCGGCACGACGGTCGCGAACGGCGGCGCGCAGATCGGCGGCGTGCAGATCCCCGGCACGAACCCGACGACGGCCACCAGCGTCGGCAACGCGGTCACGAGCCTCGGCAACGGCGTGCAGTCGCTCGGCAACGGCGTCGCGGCCGGCCTCGGCTCGATCGGCGTGTCGCCGAACCCGCTCGGCCCGACGCTCACGTCGACTACCGGCCTGCTGACCGGCGCCGGCGGCGCGGTCAACAACCTCGGCAACGCAGTGACGAGCCTCGGCACCGGTCCGCTGTCGCCGCTCGCGCCGGCGACGACCCTGGTCGGCAGTCTCGTCAACACGGTCGGCACTGCGGTCAACTCCACCGCATCGGCGCTGAATACCGCGCTGAACAGCGCGCCGGTCCAGCAGCTCGGGACGCAGCTCGGCAGCGTGATCAACCCGATCACGAACACGCTGACCGGCGGCGTCACGACGCCTGGCGCCACGCAGACGCTCGGCGGCGCAACCATGCTCGGCGCCCCGCTCAGCGGACTGCTGAGCACGCTCGGCAGCGGCCTCGGCCTCGCCGGTTCGCAGGTCGGCAGCGCGACCGGCAACCCGGTCGGCACGAGCGCCGGCAACGGCGTGTCCCAGCTCGGCAACACGGTGACGTCGGCCGGCGGCCTGCTGTCCAGCGGCAGTTCCAGCAGCGGCACCAACCCGCTCGCCCCGATTACCGGTCTGCTCGGTACGCTGACGGGCGGGCTCGGCGGCGGCAGCAGCTCGAGCGGTACCAGCGGCACGAGCGGCACCAGCGGCGGCCCGCTCGCGCCGATCACGGGCCTGCTCGGCACGGTGACGGGCGCGCTCGGCGGTCTCGGCACGAGCGGAACCGGCGGCACGAGCGGCACGAGCGGCACCGGTGGCTCGGGCGTCGGCGGCCTGCTGGCGCCGGTCACCAACCTCGTCAACTCGCTGACGCCGCTCGGCGCAAGCCTCACCGGCACGGTCACGACGCCGGGAGGCAACGTGACGGGCAACCTCGGCGGCCTGCTGACGAGCGGCCCGGTCGGTACGCTGACGGGCGCGCTGACGACGCCGGCCGGCGGCGCCGGCGCCGGCGCGACGGCCAGCCCGAGCGCCGCAACCGGCACGGCGACGACGCCGGCCGGCAGCGGCACCGTGGCAGCCGGCCTCACCGGCAGCTCGAACGGCGCCACCACGGGCGGTGCAGGCAACCTGCTGTCGCCGGTGACCAACCTGCTCGGCGGTCTGCTGGGCGGCGGCACCAAGAAGTAA